The following are encoded in a window of Saccharothrix longispora genomic DNA:
- a CDS encoding TetR/AcrR family transcriptional regulator — protein sequence MTSDLPAAEKRARPRRPDPGRRDRIIDACLDVIAEVGVAGASHRTIAAAAGVPLGSMTYHFGGMQELLREAFGRFAAGVTERFEQRMAAAADFAAAERAVVEIITLDTLNGHRDLVLTHELYTLAARDPACRDITNAWMAASRRALERHFDPLTARLLDALIEGLTLHRALDTEPHDAATAAAAVERVTAPVRPG from the coding sequence GTGACGAGCGACCTTCCGGCGGCGGAGAAGCGCGCCCGGCCCCGGCGGCCGGACCCGGGGCGCCGGGACCGGATCATCGACGCCTGCCTCGACGTGATCGCCGAGGTCGGGGTGGCCGGCGCGTCCCACCGGACGATCGCCGCGGCGGCCGGCGTGCCGCTGGGGTCGATGACCTACCACTTCGGCGGGATGCAGGAACTGCTGCGCGAGGCGTTCGGGCGGTTCGCGGCGGGGGTGACCGAGCGGTTCGAGCAGCGGATGGCGGCGGCCGCGGACTTCGCGGCCGCCGAGCGCGCCGTGGTGGAGATCATCACCCTCGACACCCTCAACGGCCACCGCGACCTGGTCCTCACGCACGAGCTGTACACGCTGGCCGCGCGCGACCCGGCGTGCCGCGACATCACCAACGCCTGGATGGCGGCCAGCCGCCGCGCGCTGGAGCGCCACTTCGACCCGCTGACCGCGCGCCTGCTCGACGCCCTGATCGAAGGCCTGACGCTCCACCGCGCCCTGGACACCGAGCCGCACGACGCCGCCACCGCGGCCGCGGCCGTCGAACGCGTCACCGCCCCCGTCCGCCCCGGGTGA
- a CDS encoding cation:proton antiporter: MTDHVAVLLLDLALILLIAHAFGALARRFGQPPVIGEILAGILLGPTLFAGGLSAVVIPADVRPLLSPLANVGVALFMFLVGLELDRSLLTAGRRVMTGVALSATLVPFALGALLAWHLLDRHETTHPLGFVLFLGVAMGATAFPVLARILTDRGLRKTPLGALSLGIAAIGDVVVWSVLTGVVVLVGGTGSEWRLLLTVPYAAVLLFVVRPLLRRLGTRRATSGADTRRLVVITIGVLASGGATEWLGLHFAFGAFLFGFVFPKDTDSRLRADVARRVGSITSVLLPVYFVTAGLKVDLSTIDVSGFLDLALVLLVAVVGKGGRRLRRGAPAPGAPARRGVPRRAVEHARPDGTRHPHHRVATGPAPGGPVLADGRHGPGDHRDDRAAADAGRPGERAPLAPRTGRRRGAPRRGAPHRTRWPVTGTPVTPDASDHRGRRSSGRSGWNVGRCSAWRGRACPSRSSGGSSSGATSGGGSAPPRSSWGPSASPSSSTRSGWAPARWARPASSGSGCWRCPR; the protein is encoded by the coding sequence GTGACGGACCACGTGGCAGTGCTGCTCCTCGACCTGGCACTGATCCTGTTGATCGCCCACGCGTTCGGCGCGCTCGCGCGCCGGTTCGGGCAGCCGCCGGTGATCGGCGAGATCCTCGCCGGCATCCTGCTCGGACCGACGCTGTTCGCCGGCGGGCTGTCCGCGGTGGTGATCCCCGCCGACGTGCGGCCGCTGCTGTCACCGCTGGCGAACGTCGGCGTCGCGCTGTTCATGTTCCTGGTGGGGCTCGAACTGGACCGGTCGCTCCTGACCGCCGGGCGCCGCGTCATGACCGGGGTCGCGCTGAGCGCCACGCTGGTGCCCTTCGCGCTGGGCGCGCTGCTGGCGTGGCACCTGCTGGACCGGCACGAGACCACCCACCCGCTGGGCTTCGTGCTCTTCCTCGGCGTGGCCATGGGCGCGACCGCGTTCCCCGTGCTGGCGCGCATCCTGACCGACCGCGGGCTCCGGAAGACGCCGCTGGGCGCGCTCTCGCTGGGCATCGCGGCGATCGGCGACGTGGTGGTGTGGTCGGTCCTGACGGGCGTGGTCGTGCTCGTCGGCGGCACCGGCTCGGAGTGGCGGCTGCTCCTCACCGTCCCCTACGCGGCCGTCCTGCTGTTCGTGGTGCGACCGCTGCTGCGCAGGCTCGGCACCCGGCGGGCGACGTCGGGCGCGGACACGCGGCGGCTCGTGGTGATCACCATCGGCGTGCTCGCCAGCGGCGGCGCGACGGAGTGGCTCGGGCTGCACTTCGCGTTCGGCGCGTTCCTGTTCGGCTTCGTCTTCCCCAAGGACACCGACAGCCGGCTGCGCGCCGACGTGGCACGCCGGGTCGGCTCGATCACCTCGGTGCTGCTGCCGGTCTACTTCGTGACGGCCGGGCTCAAGGTCGACCTGTCGACGATCGACGTGTCGGGCTTCCTCGACCTGGCCCTGGTGCTGCTGGTCGCGGTGGTCGGCAAGGGGGGGCGGCGCCTACGTCGCGGCGCGCCTGCACCGGGTGCCCCCGCGCGACGCGGCGTCCCTCGCCGTGCTGTTGAACACGCGCGGCCTGACGGAACTCGTCATCCTCACCATCGGGTTGCAACTGGGCCTGCTCCAGGAGGACCTGTACTCGCTGATGGTCGTCATGGCCCTGGTGACCACCGCGATGACCGCGCCGCTGCTGACGCTGGTCGACCGGGTGAGCGGGCGCCGCTCGCGCCTCGGACCGGACGCCGACGTGGCGCACCCCGACGTGGCGCCCCGCACCGGACCCGGTGGCCGGTGACCGGAACGCCGGTCACCCCCGACGCGTCCGACCACCGAGGACGTCGGTCGTCGGGGAGGTCGGGGTGGAACGTCGGGCGTTGCTCGGCTTGGCGTGGGCGTGCGTGCCCGTCCAGGTCGTCGGGGGGTTCCTCGTCGGGAGCGACGAGTGGTGGTGGGTCGGCGCCGCCGCGTTCGTCCTGGGGGCCGTCGGCTTCGCCCTCGTCTTCCACGCGCTCGGGCTGGGCCCCGGCGCGGTGGGCGCGGCCTGCTTCCTCGGGTTCGGGCTGCTGGCGGTGTCCGCGCTGA
- a CDS encoding helix-turn-helix transcriptional regulator has product MQFLGLGTDAGIVYQTMIKYPHVGIAELGLWLTWSEGRLTRSLDELVQLNLIKADWQAQDRDEAVLIDPGVALHGLLEAQEAVLAYHQQDVARSRSLVSSMLAEYEQAQVDQGEFPDQRVLGSEAVQSFADSLADNCTSEMMSFSPGGPAPQPREEADRAEDLRLLGRGVRIRRLYLESIANDTAAFGYARWLVEQGGEVRTVPSLPVRMSLYDRKVAIVALDPHNSDEGIVVLRGTGVLTALCAFFDHAWEPATDLGVPVNRDVDGLTAQDHEVLRLLADGHTDAVVARKLGVSVRTTRRVIADLAERLGARSRFQVGVRAVEVGWLSGGRG; this is encoded by the coding sequence ATGCAGTTCCTCGGTCTCGGCACCGATGCCGGAATCGTGTACCAAACGATGATCAAGTACCCGCACGTCGGCATCGCGGAGCTGGGGCTCTGGCTGACGTGGTCGGAAGGCAGGTTGACGCGCTCGCTCGACGAGTTGGTGCAGCTCAACCTGATCAAGGCCGATTGGCAGGCCCAGGACCGGGACGAGGCCGTGCTGATCGACCCGGGCGTGGCGCTGCACGGGCTGCTGGAAGCGCAGGAGGCCGTGCTGGCCTACCACCAGCAGGACGTCGCCCGCAGTCGGTCGCTGGTGTCGAGCATGCTCGCCGAGTACGAGCAGGCGCAGGTGGACCAGGGCGAGTTCCCGGACCAGCGCGTGCTGGGCTCGGAAGCGGTGCAGAGCTTCGCCGACAGCCTGGCGGACAACTGCACGTCCGAGATGATGTCGTTCTCGCCGGGCGGCCCGGCGCCGCAACCGCGGGAGGAGGCGGACCGGGCCGAGGACCTCCGGCTGCTGGGGCGCGGCGTGCGCATCCGGCGGCTCTACCTGGAGAGCATCGCCAACGACACCGCCGCGTTCGGCTACGCGCGCTGGCTGGTCGAGCAGGGCGGCGAGGTGCGCACCGTGCCGAGCCTGCCGGTCCGGATGTCGCTCTACGACCGCAAGGTGGCGATCGTCGCCCTCGACCCGCACAACTCCGACGAGGGCATCGTGGTGCTGCGCGGCACCGGTGTGCTCACGGCGCTGTGCGCGTTCTTCGACCACGCCTGGGAACCGGCCACCGACCTCGGCGTGCCGGTCAACCGGGACGTCGACGGCCTGACGGCGCAGGACCACGAGGTCCTGCGCCTGCTGGCCGACGGCCACACCGACGCCGTGGTCGCCCGCAAGCTGGGGGTGTCGGTGCGCACGACGCGACGGGTGATCGCGGACCTGGCCGAGCGCCTGGGGGCGCGCAGCCGGTTCCAGGTCGGCGTCCGCGCGGTCGAGGTCGGCTGGCTGTCCGGCGGGCGCGGCTGA
- a CDS encoding ornithine cyclodeaminase family protein, whose translation MTTTMNEFRYLTRDDVVRALSEVDAVAVVAEALRLHTERRVMLPEEAYLPWRSPGGAANRCLAMPGAVEFDDGFAVGLKTINASLGNVDRGLPRSQGFTLLLDPETARPRALMEAAHISALRTAAVTAVAARSLGRPGASTMGLIGCGTLAMTHLELLADTVPALAEVKVFDIDPARAERFREEASARRPRLTVSVAASARDCVVGSDLVVPVTTVTEGYIPREWLSPGALVSNVSLDDLLPDAVRHCDLLVIDDWDLVSGDNRRLLGRMYRAGELLPPSGIVEGDGGGLPSASVRKVDATLGEVVSGDHPGRGADTDVVVCNAFGMAILDVAVAHRVAEAAERADLGQVLSL comes from the coding sequence GTGACGACAACGATGAACGAGTTCCGCTACCTCACCCGCGACGACGTCGTGCGCGCGCTGTCCGAGGTCGACGCCGTCGCGGTGGTGGCCGAGGCGCTGCGCCTGCACACCGAGCGCCGGGTGATGCTGCCGGAGGAGGCCTACCTGCCGTGGCGCTCGCCCGGCGGCGCGGCCAACCGGTGCCTGGCGATGCCGGGGGCGGTCGAGTTCGACGACGGTTTCGCGGTGGGCCTGAAGACCATCAACGCCAGCCTCGGCAACGTCGACCGGGGCCTGCCCCGCTCGCAGGGCTTCACGCTGCTGCTGGACCCGGAGACCGCGCGGCCCCGGGCGTTGATGGAGGCGGCGCACATCAGCGCGCTGCGCACCGCCGCGGTGACCGCCGTGGCCGCGCGGTCGCTGGGCAGGCCGGGGGCCTCGACGATGGGCCTGATCGGCTGCGGCACGCTGGCGATGACGCACCTGGAGCTGTTGGCGGACACCGTGCCCGCGTTGGCCGAGGTGAAGGTGTTCGACATCGACCCGGCGCGGGCGGAGCGGTTCCGCGAGGAGGCGTCGGCGCGGCGGCCGCGCCTGACCGTGTCGGTGGCGGCGTCCGCGCGGGACTGCGTCGTCGGCTCGGACCTGGTGGTGCCGGTGACGACGGTGACCGAGGGCTACATCCCCCGCGAGTGGCTGTCGCCGGGCGCGCTGGTGTCCAACGTGTCGCTGGACGACCTGCTGCCCGACGCCGTGCGCCACTGCGACCTGCTGGTGATCGACGACTGGGACCTGGTCAGCGGGGACAACCGCCGGCTGCTGGGCCGGATGTACCGGGCGGGTGAGCTGCTGCCGCCGTCCGGCATCGTGGAGGGCGACGGCGGCGGCCTGCCGAGCGCGTCGGTCCGCAAGGTGGACGCCACGCTCGGCGAGGTGGTGTCCGGCGACCACCCCGGGCGCGGCGCGGACACCGACGTCGTGGTGTGCAACGCGTTCGGGATGGCCATCCTGGACGTCGCCGTGGCGCACCGGGTGGCCGAGGCCGCTGAACGGGCCGACCTCGGCCAGGTCCTGTCGTTGTGA